From one Ammospiza caudacuta isolate bAmmCau1 chromosome 8, bAmmCau1.pri, whole genome shotgun sequence genomic stretch:
- the YBEY gene encoding endoribonuclease YbeY isoform X2: MSVVLRNAQRAVPVRRAPLRRAVCALRSALGASRFDVGLVCASNALMQRLNGVYRHCLEPTDVLSFPFHQVEAGELPRPCCRGEYNLGDIFLGVEYIHQQCRETGEDFDGVLTIPFV; the protein is encoded by the exons ATGAGCGTGGTGCTGCGAAATGCGCAGCGCGCCGTGCCCGTGCGccgggccccgctccgccgcgcCGTATGTGCCTTGCGCTCCGCCCTGGGCGCCTCCCGCTTCGACGTAGGGCTAGTCTGCGCCAGCAACGCGTTGATGCAGAGACTGAACGGCGTCTACCGACATTGCCTGGAGCCCACCGACGTCCTCTCTTTTCCGTTCCACCAAGTGGAGGCGGGGGAGCTGCCGCGGCCGTGTTGCCGCGGCGAATACAACCTGGGGGACATCTTCCTGGGGGTGGAATACATCCACCAGCAGTGCCGCGAAACCGGGGAGGATTTTGACGGTGTCCTGACG ATACCTTTTGTATGA
- the POFUT2 gene encoding GDP-fucose protein O-fucosyltransferase 2 isoform X1 yields the protein MAALGPGGRCAPTLPLLLGLAALALPPSLAAASEPPPAALRAGHAASSLPAAAAASRTRYLLYDVNPPEGFNLRRDVYVRIASLLKTLRKSENWVLVLPPWGRLYHWQSADILQVQIAWAEFFDIPSLNKNIPVIEYEQFLAESGGPFIEQVYVLQGYAEGWKEGTWEEKIDEKPCIDQLMYSRDKHGYYRGWFWGYEETRGLNASCLSVQGSASIVAPILLKNTSAQSVMLDRAENLLHDHYGGKDYWNTRRSMVFAKHLRVVGDKFRKKYLQSTDEADRTQYKEDWTQMKVKTGTALGGPYLGVHLRRRDFVWGHREDVPSLQGAVKKIHSLLESLKLERVFVATDAVEEEIELLKKLLPEMVRFEPSLEELKLYKDGGLAVIDQWICAHARYFIGTSVSTFSFRIHEEREILGFDPKTTYNRFCGETEKNSHKGNRGNPGGSGKCCHSIDGTPGTLKAAEAVRTKLEPDSSWLWLAAPSRALHHALCNKPIVPRPGCRDLSIRPDCV from the exons ATGGCGGCGCTGGGGCCTGGCGGCCGCTGTGCCCCGACACTGCCGCTGCTGCTTGGCCTGGCCGCGCTCGCCCTCCCGCCGTCGCTCGCCGCCGCCTCCgagccgccgcccgccgccctcCGCGCTGGCCACGCCGCCTCCTCGCtgcccgccgccgctgccgcctcGCGCACCAG ATACCTTTTGTATGATGTAAACCCCCCTGAAGGGTTCAACCTTCGCAGAGATGTCTATGTTCGCATTGCTTCCCTTCTAAAGACCCTGCGGAAAAGTGAAAACTGGGTGTTGGTTCTGCCTCCCTGGGGACGTCTTTATCACTGGCAGAGCGCCGATATCCTCCAGGTTCAGATCGCTTGGGCCGAGTTCTTTGATATCCCGAGTCTCAACAAGAACATCCCTGTCATCGAATATGAGCAGTTCCTTGCAG AGTCAGGTGGGCCCTTTATTGAACAGGTTTATGTGCTACAAGGCTATGCAGAAGGATGGAAAGAAGGAAcatgggaagaaaaaatagatgaaaaaCCATGCATTGATCAGCTGATGTACTCCAGAGACAAACATGGCTACTACAG GGGCTGGTTCTGGGGTTATGAGGAAACACGAGGCCTAAATGCCTCTTGCTTGTCTGTCCAAGGATCTGCTTCTATTGTGGCTCCCATCCTTCTGAAGAACACTTCAGCACA GTCAGTGATGTTAGACAGAGCTGAAAACCTTCTTCATGACCACTACGGAGGGAAAGATTATTGGAAT ACCCGTCGGAGCATGGTGTTTGCTAAACACCTTCGTGTGGTGGGAGACAAGTTTAGGAAGAAATACCTTCAATCCACTGATGAGGCAGACAGGACTCAGTACAAGGAGGACTGGACACAGATGAAG GTTAAGACAGGCACAGCTCTAGGTGGCCCATACCTTGGGGTTCATCTCAGAAGGAGAGACTTTGTTTGGGGTCACAGAGAAGATGTGCCTTCCCTGCAAGGAGCAGTAAAGAAAATCCATAGCCTATTGGAGTCACTTAAACTTGAAAGAGTTTTTGTAGCCACTGATGCTGTTGAGGAAG AGATTGAACTGCTCAAGAAACTGCTGCCTGAGATGGTGAGGTTTGAACCCTCTCTGGAGGAGCTGAAACTCTATAAGGATGGGGGCTTAGCTGTGATTGACCAGTGGATTTGCGCACATGCAAG ataTTTTATAGGCACCTCAGTTTCAACATTTTCCTTCCGAATCCATGAGGAAAGGGAGATCTTGGGATTTGATCCAAAAACAACTTACAACCGATTTTGTggtgaaacagagaaaaact CACACAAAGGCAACAGAGGGAATCCTGGAGGAAGTGGAAAATGCTGTCACTCCATTGATGGAACTCCTGGGAcactgaaagcagcagaagctgTAAGAACAAAGTTGGAACCAGACTCCAGCTGG ctgtggctggcagctcccagcagggccctgcaccacgccctttgcaataaaccgaTAGTTCCacgacctggctgcagagatctctccaTCCGTCCCGACTGTGTGTGA
- the POFUT2 gene encoding GDP-fucose protein O-fucosyltransferase 2 isoform X3 encodes MAALGPGGRCAPTLPLLLGLAALALPPSLAAASEPPPAALRAGHAASSLPAAAAASRTRYLLYDVNPPEGFNLRRDVYVRIASLLKTLRKSENWVLVLPPWGRLYHWQSADILQVQIAWAEFFDIPSLNKNIPVIEYEQFLAESGGPFIEQVYVLQGYAEGWKEGTWEEKIDEKPCIDQLMYSRDKHGYYRGWFWGYEETRGLNASCLSVQGSASIVAPILLKNTSAQSVMLDRAENLLHDHYGGKDYWNTRRSMVFAKHLRVVGDKFRKKYLQSTDEADRTQYKEDWTQMKVKTGTALGGPYLGVHLRRRDFVWGHREDVPSLQGAVKKIHSLLESLKLERVFVATDAVEEEIELLKKLLPEMVRFEPSLEELKLYKDGGLAVIDQWICAHARYFIGTSVSTFSFRIHEEREILGFDPKTTYNRFCGETEKNCEQPAHWKIVY; translated from the exons ATGGCGGCGCTGGGGCCTGGCGGCCGCTGTGCCCCGACACTGCCGCTGCTGCTTGGCCTGGCCGCGCTCGCCCTCCCGCCGTCGCTCGCCGCCGCCTCCgagccgccgcccgccgccctcCGCGCTGGCCACGCCGCCTCCTCGCtgcccgccgccgctgccgcctcGCGCACCAG ATACCTTTTGTATGATGTAAACCCCCCTGAAGGGTTCAACCTTCGCAGAGATGTCTATGTTCGCATTGCTTCCCTTCTAAAGACCCTGCGGAAAAGTGAAAACTGGGTGTTGGTTCTGCCTCCCTGGGGACGTCTTTATCACTGGCAGAGCGCCGATATCCTCCAGGTTCAGATCGCTTGGGCCGAGTTCTTTGATATCCCGAGTCTCAACAAGAACATCCCTGTCATCGAATATGAGCAGTTCCTTGCAG AGTCAGGTGGGCCCTTTATTGAACAGGTTTATGTGCTACAAGGCTATGCAGAAGGATGGAAAGAAGGAAcatgggaagaaaaaatagatgaaaaaCCATGCATTGATCAGCTGATGTACTCCAGAGACAAACATGGCTACTACAG GGGCTGGTTCTGGGGTTATGAGGAAACACGAGGCCTAAATGCCTCTTGCTTGTCTGTCCAAGGATCTGCTTCTATTGTGGCTCCCATCCTTCTGAAGAACACTTCAGCACA GTCAGTGATGTTAGACAGAGCTGAAAACCTTCTTCATGACCACTACGGAGGGAAAGATTATTGGAAT ACCCGTCGGAGCATGGTGTTTGCTAAACACCTTCGTGTGGTGGGAGACAAGTTTAGGAAGAAATACCTTCAATCCACTGATGAGGCAGACAGGACTCAGTACAAGGAGGACTGGACACAGATGAAG GTTAAGACAGGCACAGCTCTAGGTGGCCCATACCTTGGGGTTCATCTCAGAAGGAGAGACTTTGTTTGGGGTCACAGAGAAGATGTGCCTTCCCTGCAAGGAGCAGTAAAGAAAATCCATAGCCTATTGGAGTCACTTAAACTTGAAAGAGTTTTTGTAGCCACTGATGCTGTTGAGGAAG AGATTGAACTGCTCAAGAAACTGCTGCCTGAGATGGTGAGGTTTGAACCCTCTCTGGAGGAGCTGAAACTCTATAAGGATGGGGGCTTAGCTGTGATTGACCAGTGGATTTGCGCACATGCAAG ataTTTTATAGGCACCTCAGTTTCAACATTTTCCTTCCGAATCCATGAGGAAAGGGAGATCTTGGGATTTGATCCAAAAACAACTTACAACCGATTTTGTggtgaaacagagaaaaactgtGAGCAGCCAGCTCACTGGAAAATTGTATATTAA
- the YBEY gene encoding endoribonuclease YbeY isoform X1 has translation MSVVLRNAQRAVPVRRAPLRRAVCALRSALGASRFDVGLVCASNALMQRLNGVYRHCLEPTDVLSFPFHQVEAGELPRPCCRGEYNLGDIFLGVEYIHQQCRETGEDFDGVLTVTAAHGLCHLLGYRHDTKPEWEQMYQKEVQILEELNRLTGSRLRPLTAGLF, from the exons ATGAGCGTGGTGCTGCGAAATGCGCAGCGCGCCGTGCCCGTGCGccgggccccgctccgccgcgcCGTATGTGCCTTGCGCTCCGCCCTGGGCGCCTCCCGCTTCGACGTAGGGCTAGTCTGCGCCAGCAACGCGTTGATGCAGAGACTGAACGGCGTCTACCGACATTGCCTGGAGCCCACCGACGTCCTCTCTTTTCCGTTCCACCAAGTGGAGGCGGGGGAGCTGCCGCGGCCGTGTTGCCGCGGCGAATACAACCTGGGGGACATCTTCCTGGGGGTGGAATACATCCACCAGCAGTGCCGCGAAACCGGGGAGGATTTTGACGGTGTCCTGACG GTGACGGCGGCCCACGGATTGTGCCACCTGCTCGGCTACCGGCACGACACGAAACCCGAGTGGGAGCAG ATGTACCAGAAGGAAGTGCAAATCCTGGAGGAGTTGAACCGCCTCACAGGCTCCCGCTTGCGGCCCCTCACCGCCGGCCTCTTCTGA
- the POFUT2 gene encoding GDP-fucose protein O-fucosyltransferase 2 isoform X2, protein MAALGPGGRCAPTLPLLLGLAALALPPSLAAASEPPPAALRAGHAASSLPAAAAASRTRYLLYDVNPPEGFNLRRDVYVRIASLLKTLRKSENWVLVLPPWGRLYHWQSADILQVQIAWAEFFDIPSLNKNIPVIEYEQFLAESGGPFIEQVYVLQGYAEGWKEGTWEEKIDEKPCIDQLMYSRDKHGYYRGWFWGYEETRGLNASCLSVQGSASIVAPILLKNTSAQSVMLDRAENLLHDHYGGKDYWNTRRSMVFAKHLRVVGDKFRKKYLQSTDEADRTQYKEDWTQMKVKTGTALGGPYLGVHLRRRDFVWGHREDVPSLQGAVKKIHSLLESLKLERVFVATDAVEEEIELLKKLLPEMVRFEPSLEELKLYKDGGLAVIDQWICAHARYFIGTSVSTFSFRIHEEREILGFDPKTTYNRFCGETEKNSHKGNRGNPGGSGKCCHSIDGTPGTLKAAEAVRTKLEPDSSWVRQTLLGRMKQQSLINMIAWQKILRI, encoded by the exons ATGGCGGCGCTGGGGCCTGGCGGCCGCTGTGCCCCGACACTGCCGCTGCTGCTTGGCCTGGCCGCGCTCGCCCTCCCGCCGTCGCTCGCCGCCGCCTCCgagccgccgcccgccgccctcCGCGCTGGCCACGCCGCCTCCTCGCtgcccgccgccgctgccgcctcGCGCACCAG ATACCTTTTGTATGATGTAAACCCCCCTGAAGGGTTCAACCTTCGCAGAGATGTCTATGTTCGCATTGCTTCCCTTCTAAAGACCCTGCGGAAAAGTGAAAACTGGGTGTTGGTTCTGCCTCCCTGGGGACGTCTTTATCACTGGCAGAGCGCCGATATCCTCCAGGTTCAGATCGCTTGGGCCGAGTTCTTTGATATCCCGAGTCTCAACAAGAACATCCCTGTCATCGAATATGAGCAGTTCCTTGCAG AGTCAGGTGGGCCCTTTATTGAACAGGTTTATGTGCTACAAGGCTATGCAGAAGGATGGAAAGAAGGAAcatgggaagaaaaaatagatgaaaaaCCATGCATTGATCAGCTGATGTACTCCAGAGACAAACATGGCTACTACAG GGGCTGGTTCTGGGGTTATGAGGAAACACGAGGCCTAAATGCCTCTTGCTTGTCTGTCCAAGGATCTGCTTCTATTGTGGCTCCCATCCTTCTGAAGAACACTTCAGCACA GTCAGTGATGTTAGACAGAGCTGAAAACCTTCTTCATGACCACTACGGAGGGAAAGATTATTGGAAT ACCCGTCGGAGCATGGTGTTTGCTAAACACCTTCGTGTGGTGGGAGACAAGTTTAGGAAGAAATACCTTCAATCCACTGATGAGGCAGACAGGACTCAGTACAAGGAGGACTGGACACAGATGAAG GTTAAGACAGGCACAGCTCTAGGTGGCCCATACCTTGGGGTTCATCTCAGAAGGAGAGACTTTGTTTGGGGTCACAGAGAAGATGTGCCTTCCCTGCAAGGAGCAGTAAAGAAAATCCATAGCCTATTGGAGTCACTTAAACTTGAAAGAGTTTTTGTAGCCACTGATGCTGTTGAGGAAG AGATTGAACTGCTCAAGAAACTGCTGCCTGAGATGGTGAGGTTTGAACCCTCTCTGGAGGAGCTGAAACTCTATAAGGATGGGGGCTTAGCTGTGATTGACCAGTGGATTTGCGCACATGCAAG ataTTTTATAGGCACCTCAGTTTCAACATTTTCCTTCCGAATCCATGAGGAAAGGGAGATCTTGGGATTTGATCCAAAAACAACTTACAACCGATTTTGTggtgaaacagagaaaaact CACACAAAGGCAACAGAGGGAATCCTGGAGGAAGTGGAAAATGCTGTCACTCCATTGATGGAACTCCTGGGAcactgaaagcagcagaagctgTAAGAACAAAGTTGGAACCAGACTCCAGCTGGGTAAGGCAGACACTGTTGGGGAGGATGAAACAGcaaagccttataaatatgattgcctggcaaaagattttgagaatatag
- the YBEY gene encoding endoribonuclease YbeY isoform X3, translating to MSVVLRNAQRAVPVRRAPLRRAVTAAHGLCHLLGYRHDTKPEWEQMYQKEVQILEELNRLTGSRLRPLTAGLF from the exons ATGAGCGTGGTGCTGCGAAATGCGCAGCGCGCCGTGCCCGTGCGccgggccccgctccgccgcgcC GTGACGGCGGCCCACGGATTGTGCCACCTGCTCGGCTACCGGCACGACACGAAACCCGAGTGGGAGCAG ATGTACCAGAAGGAAGTGCAAATCCTGGAGGAGTTGAACCGCCTCACAGGCTCCCGCTTGCGGCCCCTCACCGCCGGCCTCTTCTGA